DNA sequence from the Glycine soja cultivar W05 chromosome 18, ASM419377v2, whole genome shotgun sequence genome:
aaagaacattattaggAGACTTGTGCCTGTCACGCCTTCCTTGAAGTGGGTTTTGATCATACTCCAAAAGCATGAAAGACAGTAGAGCAATTTGCTTTGTTAGAGAGATCATGCACGCATTGTGGGAAATGAAATTAGTTTCGGATAGCAGCCACAAATTTGGCAAACTAATCATGTTGGAAGCCGTTCCTATCGAGTTATTTCTTCCTGATTCCCGGTCGTTGTAGTGGAAATGCGTCTTTTTCTGCATGATGCTGATTCACCTTTGCAACACTACGTAATTACCCCTTGTTTACCCTTGACTTAGTTTAAACAATCTCATATTGCAAAATTGTTCCATTTTAATCAGaagaattagttaaaattttacatatataattacatttaatagtccaaagaaacattttaaatagtccaaaaaaaaaatacccactTGGTTAACTGTTTTTCATGATAATGTTTTAGTACACAGGATCCTTCACGGTCCCTAGCATCGCAAATATGAAAGTGTTATTTGACATTACGCAATAGCTGCCTTTTTGAAATTTCGACATCGTAgcccttttattttcttaaatacattttttgtaAGAATAATAATGTCATCAGCCGAAACAAGAAAAGAGTGTTATTCAGGTATCCTAACCAGGAATAATGAATCACGTAACCATGCCCCCATTACCAacaatgatttttattatatctttGTGGAAATCGGCATCGAGACCTGTCTCTTTCTTGAGATGACCTGCATGAAAAAACTTGCCACTCCcacaaagaaagggaaacataatataataatattgtagCCTTTTGGTCCAAGATATGTGATTGAGACTCACCACCGAAAGACAAGAATCTTGATCACAAGTGAGACTGAAACATTAGGCTTAAACAACTGTTGAAGACATTtcatttcaaaaaaacaaaatgccaTTAAGTCAGTAGGAGTTTGGGATGAAGAAGTTTACAATTTTTTCTTCTGATTACAAATATCTGTATTTCTACTATGTGTTTAACAGCCACCTTAACCCTTCCTACAAGCTCTACAGCACAAGTGATTCAATTCAACTAAATGATTGATTGGTAGAGTAAAATGGAAATTtcctttaaactaaaaaatgaaaaggaaatatTGGGGATCCTATATTATAGTAACCTATTGTATAAATCACATCTACAATCACTATCTTTGCCATCTGCTGTAACATAAAATAGCAACAGATGCACCTAAAATCTAGCTGGCAGTTTTCCAAGTATAGTCTCAATGGTTTCCTATCAACTCTAGAAGCTGGGAAGCTTTCCGCTTGGCCCTTCTGAACCATTTCCTGCCAGGTCCAAGAGAGGATTGACCAACCCAAGTGAACTGACAATGGACAAATAAAAAGGGTCTCCATTACATAGGAGAAGCAACACTGAAGTTGCATTCTCTTTGTTCCCAGGAGATCTGTTACTGACTAATTCCACCAAAGTGGATACAACATTCATAGATCCAATTGCTGCTTGTCCATCAGAATGGTTAGCCACTACAGCCATTATTGTCATTGCCTCATCCCTCATATCCCCATCAGGTTCTGTTAGCATTTCTATCAACTTAGGGACAATACCAGCCCTAATTGCTTGTCCTTTGTTCCCTTGGGATAAACACAGATTGAATAGTGCTTTTGCGGCATCCACCTTCCCTCTTTGACTTCCCTCACAAAATAGAGTAACTAATGCTGGGATTGCTCCAGACGCACCAATTGCCACTCTGTTCTCATCCACCCCAGAGAGGCTGAAAAAGGTGGCTGCTGCATTTTCCTGAGCTTCCATACTACCATTTTCTAGCACATGAAGGATGCCTGGCACAGCCTCTGAAGCCATGATGCGCTCTTTATTATCCACATTGATAGACAAGTTCAGGAGAGCAGTAACTACATGCTCTTGGGTGCCAGCATCAGGTGCATAGAGGAGATCAACAAGGTGGGGTATAGCACCCGCTTCAGCAATCAGCATTCGATTTTGACTATTTTGCTTGGCAAGAAGTCAGAGCTCCCCTGCATTAAAATGAGGATAAAGGCAATGTATATAATCCAAAGGAAATACAAGGCTGGTGATTTGAGAGATCCCTAAACAAGCATTGTTCTCAAACTAAAAAGATGTCAACAAGCAAAGTGAAATTTCTTTGAAAACAGAGAAACATTTGAACCTGTCTCTGCATTAAACCCACAATGGAGTTCACCAGGCCACCAGTTGTAGGTGCCATCATACTTGGAACTATGGAGAAAAGCTTAGCAATTTTGAGAATGGTACAATCTAACATTAAATCATGCTTATGaacaaaagcagaaaataaattgtttttaaataaaataatcccTGCATGCAcacacaagaaaaaaagaaaagaaaacattgtCCTTTGTAGTTTGTAGAAGTGTTAAAACCACAGGAAAAATAAGGAAGCTAGGACTAAGAAAACAAAAGCCAAAGTTTTGTATTATAGCCCAGTATTTCTTTATCCTTCATTTACCTTTTGTCATTTTAGTAGAACTTTTGAAATATGAGGATTATTTTTAATACTACACTTTACAGCAGCAGTAATTTCACAGTACCAAAGTTTTGTCCAGTGCTCAGAGGATTACTGAACACAGGAAAGCATGAGCCTTTAAGATCAAATCAGCTTAATGTTTTGGCTTAGATTTGAGCGAGGGGTGATTGTAATATTGCAAAGACcataaaaaacttcgtaccccattgcccagaggctcttcgctatgcgaaggtatgggggagggatgttgtacgcagtcttacccttgcatatgcaaagaggctgtttccggattcgaacccatgaccaacaagtcaccaaggcacaactttaccgctgcaccagggctcgccctcaatATTGCAAAGACCATAccaatcataattattttatggtAACAATAAGTATTAGTATAGTCAAAATCCTAAAAGAAATATGATTTATGACTTATTCAGTTATTTCTACTTAAGGCAGAACAAAATATAGGTCTGTTTAAGACATAGTAATACTTTCTTTCCCAGAGAAGGAATAGCAGCATAATGCAATCctattgattatttatttcaaactcTTATCCTGCATGCAAATCCTATTAGTCTAGCTTTGATGTCATggtttattttcttcatcttatcTTCTGCTTCACATTTTCATCAAATTTCATTGGTTTGCATCATCAAAAAACTGTCCCCTCAAATCTTTAGTTGACTTGACCCTGATTTTCCCTAAACCCACCAatctaaaaaagtaaaaattactaATGTCATAAGTTCTGTTCCCAGAACCCAAACAGCTAGCAATCCTACCCATTAAACCACATTATTACCACAATAATCAATATATTGTTTGCAAATGCCTCCTGCTGTTAAGGCTTTTAATAACTACAAACAATAACCCTTCATCCTTCCATATACCTATTTCTACCACTAATTAACCAAACAAAATTTGATGGGCATCACCAACAATTCTAAACTGTCTTCcacaatattgttttttttgtgtatgtgtgtgtgtgtgttagagagagagagagaaagacagAGGAAGTGAAGAAATGTGTTCGATTTTGATACAATGCTCACCTACTGCACATCGAAGTTCCTCGATATCATTGGAAGAAAGTTTGCTCACTAAGATATCAAGATCTATGAATTCAGAAGAGCCATCTGATGTTGTCTTACAGAGCCATAAATTTCCTGACCTTTTAGGCGGTTCCACTCCATTTGCCTCACACCAACTTGATATCAGGCCATATAAAGCATGGTTGGGTATGAGGATGGAGGTGGAAAGAATCTGTTGAGTCATGGGACATGTTCTATGCCCTGCTTCAAGCCATTTCTTTATGCAAGATCGATCATATGTCTGCAAAAAGAGTCAATATAACAGAATTACAAGTTTCTAAATGTGAATGAATTCTAAATAATATCTTACTAGTCCATATTCTCTATACTAGTATACTTCTAGTTT
Encoded proteins:
- the LOC114397258 gene encoding U-box domain-containing protein 13-like; protein product: MLIAEAGAIPHLVDLLYAPDAGTQEHVVTALLNLSINVDNKERIMASEAVPGILHVLENGSMEAQENAAATFFSLSGVDENRVAIGASGAIPALVTLFCEGSQRGKVDAAKALFNLCLSQGNKGQAIRAGIVPKLIEMLTEPDGDMRDEAMTIMAVVANHSDGQAAIGSMNVVSTLVELVSNRSPGNKENATSVLLLLCNGDPFYLSIVSSLGLVNPLLDLAGNGSEGPSGKLPSF